A single genomic interval of Spirosoma linguale DSM 74 harbors:
- a CDS encoding DNA protecting protein DprA (KEGG: gme:Gmet_0890 smf protein~TIGRFAM: DNA protecting protein DprA~PFAM: SMF family protein~SMART: Helix-hairpin-helix DNA-binding class 1), whose product MSTDSHHQIALTLVPGVGSILIRQLISYCGSAADVFRSPLARLTKVPGIGEVTARAILKPGVLTEAEQVIKRLEKLGATALFYTDKAYPTRLKMLYDAPALLYFQGTGNLNAPRTIGLVGTRQATDYGRRITHEIVEAVAPLGVHVISGLAYGIDIAAHRASLTHNLPTIGVMASGLDVIYPNVHQRTAADMLVQGGLLTESRPGTKPDAHLFPARNRIIAGLSDTVVVVEAAAKGGALITAEYANNYHREVFAVPGQLNQAFSAGCNKLIRENKAQIYTSPRDIIEAMNWDQSSGSASRTKTLPALPVSITEEESQILALLRQVTDLHVDELSWKSQIPMGRLASLLLTLEFQGFIRSLPGKKYAVVYS is encoded by the coding sequence GTGTCCACCGATTCTCACCATCAAATTGCCCTGACGCTTGTTCCTGGTGTGGGCAGTATTTTAATTCGTCAGTTGATCAGTTACTGCGGCTCGGCAGCGGATGTCTTCAGATCGCCACTGGCCCGTTTGACGAAGGTTCCGGGCATAGGCGAAGTTACGGCCCGTGCCATTCTCAAACCTGGTGTTCTGACAGAGGCCGAACAGGTGATCAAAAGACTGGAGAAACTGGGAGCGACGGCGTTATTTTATACCGACAAAGCGTACCCAACACGCCTGAAAATGCTGTACGATGCCCCCGCCCTGCTCTACTTTCAGGGTACCGGCAACCTGAATGCCCCACGTACTATTGGGCTGGTAGGCACCCGGCAGGCCACCGACTATGGTCGTCGGATCACCCACGAGATCGTCGAAGCGGTAGCACCGTTGGGCGTTCATGTCATCAGTGGGCTGGCATACGGGATCGACATTGCCGCCCACCGGGCCAGCCTGACGCACAACCTGCCTACCATTGGTGTTATGGCCAGCGGACTGGATGTTATTTATCCGAACGTTCACCAGCGAACAGCGGCAGATATGCTCGTTCAGGGCGGCTTACTTACAGAAAGTCGCCCCGGCACGAAGCCCGATGCGCATCTGTTTCCGGCCCGCAACCGGATCATTGCCGGCCTGAGTGATACCGTGGTTGTGGTGGAGGCCGCAGCCAAAGGGGGGGCGCTGATTACGGCCGAATACGCCAACAATTACCACCGCGAGGTTTTTGCCGTACCCGGCCAGTTAAACCAGGCTTTTTCGGCGGGCTGCAACAAGCTCATCCGGGAGAACAAAGCCCAGATTTATACCAGCCCGAGAGACATCATCGAAGCCATGAACTGGGATCAATCCAGTGGGTCAGCTTCCCGAACGAAAACGCTTCCGGCCTTGCCCGTATCTATTACCGAGGAAGAAAGTCAGATTCTGGCTTTGCTCCGGCAGGTCACCGACCTGCACGTGGATGAGTTAAGCTGGAAAAGTCAAATCCCGATGGGCCGACTGGCGTCCCTCCTGCTGACGCTCGAATTTCAGGGATTTATCCGTTCGCTGCCGGGCAAAAAGTACGCCGTTGTTTACAGCTGA
- a CDS encoding alanyl-tRNA synthetase (KEGG: tgr:Tgr7_1289 alanyl-tRNA synthetase~TIGRFAM: alanyl-tRNA synthetase~PFAM: Alanyl-tRNA synthetase, class IIc-like; phosphoesterase DHHA1; Threonyl/alanyl tRNA synthetase SAD) produces MTSHEIRRHFLDFFQSKQHLIVASAPLVAKNDPTLMFNNSGMAQFKDFFLGNGTPPSKRVADTQKCLRVSGKHNDLEDVGFDTYHHTMFEMLGNWSFGDYFKKEAITWAWELLTEVYKLPKDRLYVSVFQGDAKDNVPFDQEAFDLWKPIVGEDRIIYGNKKDNFWEMGDTGPCGPCSEIHVDLRTPEEIAEKPGKELVNADHPQVVEIWNLVFMQFNRKADGSLEALPARHVDTGMGFERLCMAIQNKRSNYDTDVFTGTIKVIEEISGISYTAGTGMTDVAMRVISDHIRAVSFAIADGLVPSNAKAGYVIRRILRRAIRYGYSYLNLAEPFMTKLVPTLAMQFADVFPELTAQRDFVATVIREEEISFLRTLGTGLGRLDQIIGQLTTDGKTEIPGETVFELNDTFGFPADLTALIAREKRLTIDEAGFQKALQEQKARSRKDASSSAGDWIDVNETDRVEFVGYDQPEAYAQIVKYRKIQNKQGTQVQVVLDKTPFYAESGGQIGDTGTLELFSGSDQIGTLTVLDTKKENDLTIHIVQDVTGIDDLLTEADSVYAVINTTRRGLTSSNHSATHLLHAALRDVLGTHVGQKGSYVGPDALRFDFSHFSKVTDEQLAEVERIVNEKIREDIKLDEKRNVPIGQAKELGATALFGEKYGDFVRVITFDPNYSVELCGGTHVPATGHIGLFKFTGEGSVSTGIRRVEAKTSAGAEALVNEQMAVVSELKELLKAPKDVVKAVQSLLDERAALQKQVEALQNEKVQQLKNQLLDKIETVNHNGGPGYSRLVERVEVPNADALKQLAYDLKAKVDNLAVVLGADINGKPQLAVMLPDSLIQDKKLNAGQVVKELAKNIKGGGGGQPFFATAGGTDLSGLDAALAQGKELLG; encoded by the coding sequence ATGACTTCCCACGAAATACGTCGGCATTTCCTCGACTTCTTCCAATCTAAACAACACCTGATTGTTGCCTCGGCACCGCTGGTCGCCAAAAACGACCCGACGCTGATGTTCAACAATTCGGGAATGGCTCAATTTAAAGATTTCTTTCTGGGCAACGGAACGCCCCCGTCCAAGCGGGTGGCCGATACCCAGAAATGCCTGCGCGTATCGGGTAAGCATAACGATCTGGAAGATGTTGGGTTCGATACCTATCACCACACCATGTTCGAAATGCTGGGCAACTGGTCGTTCGGCGATTATTTCAAGAAAGAAGCCATTACCTGGGCGTGGGAGTTGCTGACGGAGGTCTATAAACTGCCCAAAGACCGGCTGTATGTGTCGGTGTTTCAGGGCGATGCGAAAGATAATGTTCCCTTCGATCAGGAAGCGTTCGACCTCTGGAAACCCATCGTGGGCGAAGACCGGATCATTTACGGCAACAAAAAAGATAACTTCTGGGAGATGGGTGATACGGGCCCATGCGGTCCCTGCTCGGAGATTCACGTCGACTTGCGCACGCCTGAGGAAATCGCCGAAAAACCCGGTAAGGAACTGGTCAATGCCGACCATCCGCAGGTTGTCGAAATCTGGAACCTCGTGTTCATGCAGTTTAACCGGAAAGCCGATGGCTCGCTGGAAGCACTACCCGCCCGCCACGTCGATACGGGCATGGGTTTTGAGCGCCTGTGCATGGCGATTCAGAATAAACGGTCAAACTACGATACCGACGTATTTACGGGCACCATTAAGGTAATCGAAGAGATTTCAGGTATCAGCTATACCGCCGGTACCGGCATGACGGACGTGGCCATGCGCGTGATTTCCGACCATATCCGGGCGGTATCCTTTGCCATTGCCGACGGGCTGGTACCCTCCAATGCCAAAGCCGGTTACGTAATCCGGCGGATTCTGCGCCGGGCTATCCGGTACGGCTATTCGTACCTGAACCTCGCCGAGCCGTTCATGACCAAACTCGTGCCAACGCTGGCCATGCAGTTTGCCGATGTATTCCCTGAACTCACTGCTCAGCGCGATTTTGTTGCTACCGTAATTCGGGAAGAAGAGATTTCATTTTTGCGAACACTCGGAACCGGACTGGGTCGCCTTGACCAGATCATCGGCCAGCTAACGACCGATGGCAAGACGGAGATTCCCGGTGAAACGGTCTTTGAACTGAACGATACCTTCGGCTTCCCCGCCGATTTGACGGCTCTGATTGCCCGCGAAAAGCGTCTGACGATTGATGAAGCCGGTTTCCAGAAAGCCTTGCAGGAGCAAAAAGCCCGGTCGCGGAAAGACGCGTCCTCGTCGGCCGGTGACTGGATTGACGTGAACGAAACCGACCGCGTTGAGTTTGTTGGCTACGACCAGCCCGAAGCGTACGCTCAGATTGTAAAGTATCGTAAGATACAAAACAAGCAGGGAACGCAGGTTCAGGTGGTGCTCGACAAGACGCCTTTCTACGCTGAATCAGGTGGTCAGATTGGCGATACCGGTACGCTTGAACTGTTTTCGGGTTCCGACCAGATCGGTACACTGACGGTACTGGATACAAAAAAAGAAAATGACCTGACCATCCACATTGTTCAGGACGTTACGGGTATCGATGATCTGCTCACCGAAGCGGATTCGGTCTATGCCGTAATTAACACGACTCGCCGTGGTTTGACGAGCAGCAACCACTCGGCTACACACCTGCTACATGCCGCCCTGCGCGATGTACTCGGCACGCACGTAGGCCAGAAAGGGTCGTATGTTGGTCCCGACGCGCTGCGTTTCGACTTCTCGCACTTCAGTAAAGTGACGGATGAACAACTCGCTGAAGTAGAGCGCATTGTGAACGAGAAAATCCGAGAGGATATCAAACTCGACGAGAAGCGGAACGTTCCCATCGGTCAGGCTAAAGAATTAGGCGCAACAGCCTTGTTTGGTGAGAAATATGGCGATTTCGTACGGGTCATCACCTTCGACCCCAACTATTCCGTTGAACTCTGCGGGGGCACCCACGTACCGGCAACTGGCCACATTGGCCTGTTCAAGTTCACGGGCGAAGGGTCGGTATCGACGGGTATTCGTCGGGTCGAGGCCAAAACATCCGCTGGTGCCGAAGCATTGGTGAATGAGCAGATGGCCGTCGTTTCGGAGTTGAAGGAGTTGCTGAAAGCACCCAAAGACGTTGTGAAAGCGGTGCAGTCGCTACTGGACGAACGGGCTGCTTTACAAAAACAGGTTGAAGCCTTGCAGAACGAGAAAGTTCAGCAGTTAAAAAATCAGCTTCTGGATAAAATTGAAACAGTGAACCACAACGGCGGACCGGGCTATTCCCGCCTGGTGGAACGCGTGGAGGTGCCCAACGCCGATGCCCTTAAGCAACTGGCGTACGACCTGAAGGCCAAAGTC
- a CDS encoding glycoside hydrolase family 43 (PFAM: glycoside hydrolase family 43; Glycosyl hydrolase family 32 domain protein~KEGG: hypothetical protein), translating to MFRFSIILLLITQLAIGSFAQQPASAGKKSGNPIFPGWYADPEGVLFKKQYWIYPTYSAPYEKQVFFDAFSSPDLVTWTKHPRILDSTAVKWAKKAMWAPAIVEKGGKYFLFFGANDIHDDKKEVGGIGVAVADNPAGPFRDYLGKPLVGQIHNGAQPIDQFAFKDKDGQYYLLYGGWGHCNIARLKNDFTGFLPFADGTMFREITPKGYVEGPTMFVRKGKYYFMWSEGGWTGPDYSVAYAVADSPFGPFERVGKILQQDPKVATGAGHHSVIQVPGKDEWYIVYHRRPLTETDGNHRETCIDKMYFDSDGKIKPVKITVEGVEARLLK from the coding sequence ATGTTCCGCTTCAGTATCATTCTTCTTCTGATTACCCAACTCGCCATCGGTTCATTTGCCCAACAACCAGCCTCGGCGGGCAAAAAAAGTGGCAACCCCATTTTCCCCGGCTGGTACGCCGATCCCGAAGGTGTCCTCTTCAAAAAACAATACTGGATCTATCCAACCTATTCGGCTCCCTACGAAAAGCAGGTATTTTTCGACGCGTTCTCTTCCCCCGATTTAGTTACCTGGACAAAGCACCCCCGCATTCTGGACTCTACAGCCGTTAAATGGGCCAAAAAGGCCATGTGGGCACCAGCTATCGTTGAAAAAGGCGGCAAGTATTTTCTGTTCTTCGGTGCCAATGACATTCACGATGACAAAAAAGAAGTTGGCGGCATTGGTGTAGCTGTAGCCGACAATCCGGCGGGGCCGTTTCGGGATTACCTGGGCAAACCGTTGGTCGGACAGATTCATAACGGAGCGCAGCCCATCGACCAGTTTGCGTTTAAAGACAAAGACGGCCAGTATTACCTGCTCTATGGCGGCTGGGGACACTGCAACATTGCCCGGCTGAAGAACGACTTCACGGGTTTTCTCCCCTTTGCCGATGGCACCATGTTCCGCGAAATTACACCCAAAGGCTACGTCGAAGGGCCGACGATGTTTGTCCGGAAAGGCAAGTATTACTTCATGTGGTCGGAAGGGGGCTGGACAGGACCCGACTACTCCGTTGCCTACGCGGTAGCCGACTCACCCTTTGGCCCGTTTGAGCGGGTAGGCAAGATTTTACAGCAGGACCCCAAAGTGGCTACCGGCGCCGGTCACCACTCGGTTATTCAGGTTCCCGGCAAAGATGAATGGTACATTGTCTATCACCGGCGCCCCTTGACCGAAACGGATGGCAACCACCGCGAAACCTGCATCGACAAAATGTATTTTGATTCCGACGGAAAAATTAAACCCGTCAAAATAACGGTTGAGGGTGTGGAAGCCCGTTTATTGAAGTAA
- a CDS encoding transcriptional regulator, MerR family (PFAM: regulatory protein MerR~SMART: regulatory protein MerR~KEGG: nse:NSE_0291 hypothetical protein) yields the protein MENGGKLYYGIKEVAELFDINASKLRYYEKEFPTFQPKKNRSGDRVYTQADIDHLKEILELTNEKGYTLPGAREYLKTREANRREHALYINKLKRIKTFLEKMRAGLDKPEPKPEEEKEDAEID from the coding sequence ATGGAAAACGGCGGTAAGTTGTATTATGGGATTAAGGAAGTGGCAGAACTGTTTGACATTAATGCGTCAAAGCTGCGGTATTACGAAAAGGAATTTCCGACCTTTCAACCCAAAAAAAACCGCTCTGGCGACCGAGTGTACACCCAAGCCGACATCGACCACCTAAAGGAGATTCTGGAGCTCACCAACGAAAAAGGTTACACGCTTCCCGGTGCGCGGGAGTACCTCAAAACGCGCGAAGCCAACCGACGCGAACACGCGCTATACATCAACAAACTCAAACGTATAAAGACCTTTCTGGAGAAAATGCGGGCTGGACTGGATAAGCCGGAACCCAAACCCGAGGAAGAGAAAGAAGACGCGGAAATTGACTGA
- a CDS encoding hypothetical protein (KEGG: mno:Mnod_0281 protein of unknown function DUF839): MRKPLLMPANKLFLSTATLLSLFTLAGCSDHRLTDSPDITLQNRSVTPVLAKLLPGASGGRVGAETIKMYSLLSSDDQLEQSPKYVFGGSADGAGIFQNPDGNYTILVNNEDNFAVSRITLDKAFKPVKGEYILNSDGGTWRLCSATLATPVEHGFGPVFLTCGESGQESRTHALKVDADPQQAAISREVAGLGRWSAENALPLPKTAYPGKTVIMIGDDDSDVNGGQLAMYMTNTVGDLENGSLYMLRRPDGNQREMDMVPGTVYDVYFAKIDDQKTLTGAQINAKVNELKGIKFGRVEDVDYRKGGGANGREVIFAVTGQNNTGVNADYSRSKYGRIYRLTMDANDPTKGKLEVLLNGDDRSGIAKTFQDPDNVCVTANYIYIMEDPNEYGDEKHDGYVYQYNLNTKQLTPVIELDHRRTEADAAKYNVGGTSKLGSWESSGMIDVSDVTGRPNTFLLGIQAHTWRGDKYKAVDGGTKRKDENQASQLILIEGLPR, encoded by the coding sequence ATGCGAAAACCGTTACTCATGCCTGCCAACAAACTTTTCTTATCAACAGCCACCCTGCTCAGCCTCTTCACTCTGGCCGGATGTTCTGATCACCGCTTAACCGATAGCCCGGACATTACGCTACAGAATCGCTCCGTTACGCCGGTACTGGCCAAATTACTCCCCGGCGCATCTGGCGGACGCGTTGGCGCCGAAACGATAAAAATGTACTCGCTGCTAAGTAGTGACGACCAACTGGAGCAATCGCCCAAGTATGTTTTTGGTGGCTCTGCCGATGGGGCCGGTATCTTCCAGAATCCGGATGGAAACTATACCATCCTGGTCAATAACGAAGATAACTTTGCCGTCTCGCGCATTACCCTCGACAAGGCATTTAAGCCAGTCAAAGGAGAATACATTCTCAATTCCGACGGTGGTACCTGGCGCTTGTGTTCAGCAACGCTGGCTACGCCGGTCGAACATGGGTTCGGTCCCGTTTTTCTGACTTGTGGAGAAAGTGGTCAGGAGTCGCGCACACATGCGTTGAAAGTGGATGCCGATCCACAACAGGCGGCTATCTCCCGCGAGGTGGCCGGACTGGGGCGGTGGAGTGCAGAAAATGCCTTGCCTCTGCCCAAAACAGCCTATCCTGGCAAAACCGTAATTATGATCGGTGATGATGATTCCGACGTAAATGGCGGGCAATTGGCCATGTACATGACCAACACCGTTGGTGATCTGGAAAATGGCTCCCTGTACATGCTGCGCCGACCCGATGGCAACCAGCGGGAAATGGACATGGTTCCGGGTACCGTGTACGACGTATATTTTGCGAAGATCGACGACCAGAAAACCCTGACGGGCGCCCAGATCAACGCCAAAGTCAATGAACTGAAAGGAATTAAGTTTGGTCGGGTTGAAGATGTTGATTACCGTAAAGGAGGTGGTGCCAACGGTCGCGAAGTAATTTTTGCGGTTACGGGTCAGAACAACACCGGTGTCAACGCCGATTATTCACGCTCGAAATACGGTCGGATTTACCGCCTGACGATGGACGCCAATGACCCAACAAAAGGCAAGCTGGAGGTACTGCTGAACGGCGACGACCGCAGCGGCATCGCCAAAACGTTTCAGGACCCCGACAACGTCTGCGTGACCGCCAACTACATCTACATCATGGAAGACCCGAATGAATACGGCGACGAAAAACATGACGGGTATGTGTATCAGTATAACCTCAATACCAAACAGTTGACCCCGGTTATTGAACTGGATCACCGCCGGACAGAAGCTGATGCCGCCAAATACAATGTAGGCGGTACGTCTAAGCTAGGCTCCTGGGAGAGCAGCGGGATGATCGACGTCTCGGACGTTACCGGTCGGCCCAACACGTTTTTGCTGGGAATTCAGGCCCACACTTGGCGGGGCGACAAATACAAAGCGGTTGATGGCGGAACCAAGCGGAAAGACGAAAATCAGGCCAGCCAACTCATATTGATCGAAGGATTACCCCGATAA
- a CDS encoding Cytochrome-c peroxidase (PFAM: Di-haem cytochrome c peroxidase; Peptidase M75, Imelysin~KEGG: pfs:PFLU1113 putative cytochrome c551 peroxidase precursor): MSSAQTSVPVPSQPIRLNRWWLIMPGAGVLFLCAVYGFWIGSRPTPVQQVKQSFMRDIDDLDSAVSQLQQTIRTRSDDAAIQAAFRRARLAYKRTEFISAYYSPETTRALNGPNLPDVDDDLRVNAPEGFQVLEEDLFPAVNRAKQTEIVHQAALLRSNVNRLRTISASNELTDSHVFDAMRLEVFRIVTLGITGFDSPKAFHSLPEAATSLQRLRQQLEAYKLADQNPELARRLTNAFDESIHTLQTARSFDSFDRLVFIRQYANRLSSLLLDAQKTLSIPVFTESRLLAPNARTLTDSGVFNPAYFVNMDEQRPTPERVALGKRLFVSPMLSADANRTCATCHQPDRAFTDGEPTSLAVNRDGTNRSGHRIARNAPTLLNAAFQATQFADSRVVFLEDQAADVIQNEQEMHGSLPEAVKALRRNPTYRAEFAKSYSEGITEQTIKNAIASYIRSLTGLDSRLDRYFRGQTNALTAEEKYGFNLFMGKGKCATCHFFPLFNGTVPPAFQETESEVLGTPATASGKKVDPDVGKFILTQREPHRYAFKTPTVRNAAKTAPYMHNGVYRTLDEVVEFYNKGGGNGLGFNLPNQTLPFDQLNLSGPEKKALVAFMKVL, encoded by the coding sequence ATGTCCTCAGCTCAGACTTCGGTTCCCGTACCCAGCCAGCCTATCCGGCTAAACCGTTGGTGGCTGATCATGCCTGGAGCGGGCGTTTTATTTTTGTGCGCCGTCTATGGATTTTGGATTGGCTCCAGGCCGACGCCCGTACAGCAGGTGAAGCAGTCGTTTATGCGGGATATAGACGACCTCGACAGCGCCGTCAGCCAGTTGCAGCAGACAATTAGGACACGCTCCGACGATGCCGCCATTCAAGCCGCTTTCCGCCGGGCGAGGCTGGCTTATAAGCGTACCGAATTCATTTCGGCTTACTACAGCCCCGAAACAACCCGCGCCCTCAACGGACCAAATCTGCCCGACGTTGACGACGATTTGCGGGTCAATGCGCCAGAGGGGTTTCAGGTATTGGAAGAAGATCTGTTTCCGGCAGTCAATCGCGCAAAGCAAACCGAAATCGTTCATCAGGCCGCCCTGCTTCGCTCGAACGTTAACCGTCTGCGTACCATTTCGGCGAGTAATGAGCTGACAGATAGCCACGTATTCGACGCTATGCGGCTGGAAGTGTTCCGTATCGTTACGCTCGGAATTACCGGTTTCGATTCCCCAAAAGCGTTCCACTCCCTGCCCGAAGCCGCCACTTCGCTCCAACGGCTTCGGCAACAACTGGAGGCTTATAAACTGGCTGACCAGAATCCGGAACTGGCTCGAAGGCTTACCAATGCGTTCGATGAGTCGATACACACGCTGCAAACGGCCCGAAGTTTCGATTCATTTGATCGGTTGGTATTCATCAGGCAATATGCAAACAGGTTGAGCAGCTTATTGCTCGACGCGCAGAAAACACTCTCCATTCCGGTGTTTACAGAAAGTCGGCTACTGGCACCGAATGCCCGAACGCTGACCGATTCCGGCGTTTTTAATCCGGCTTATTTCGTTAACATGGATGAACAGCGCCCAACACCCGAACGGGTTGCCCTGGGTAAGCGGCTGTTTGTGAGTCCAATGCTATCTGCCGATGCCAACCGGACCTGCGCCACCTGTCACCAGCCCGATAGGGCGTTTACGGATGGAGAGCCAACCAGCCTGGCGGTAAACCGGGATGGTACGAACAGGAGCGGTCATCGAATTGCCCGGAATGCACCCACGCTGCTGAATGCGGCTTTTCAGGCGACCCAATTTGCCGACTCGCGGGTTGTTTTTCTGGAAGATCAGGCTGCCGATGTTATCCAGAATGAACAGGAAATGCATGGTTCCCTGCCGGAAGCGGTGAAAGCCTTACGCCGGAATCCGACGTACCGGGCCGAGTTTGCGAAATCATATTCGGAAGGCATAACCGAACAAACGATCAAGAATGCCATTGCCAGCTATATCCGTTCACTTACCGGGCTGGACTCCCGCCTGGATCGGTATTTTAGGGGACAGACCAATGCCCTGACGGCGGAGGAGAAATATGGCTTCAATTTGTTCATGGGTAAGGGTAAGTGTGCTACCTGCCATTTTTTTCCCTTATTCAACGGAACGGTTCCCCCTGCTTTTCAGGAAACCGAGAGCGAAGTGCTGGGAACACCCGCCACAGCCAGCGGTAAAAAGGTCGATCCGGACGTAGGCAAGTTTATCCTGACCCAGCGTGAGCCCCATCGGTACGCGTTCAAAACACCAACCGTTCGAAATGCGGCAAAAACGGCCCCTTATATGCATAATGGGGTGTACCGAACGCTGGACGAAGTCGTTGAGTTTTACAATAAAGGGGGCGGCAACGGGCTGGGGTTCAACTTGCCGAATCAGACCCTGCCGTTTGATCAGCTGAACCTGAGCGGTCCGGAGAAAAAAGCATTGGTTGCCTTTATGAAGGTGCTGTAG
- a CDS encoding Domain of unknown function DUF1905 (PFAM: Domain of unknown function DUF1905~KEGG: xca:xccb100_4387 hypothetical protein), with protein sequence METPLVNKEYILEKFPGKGGWTYAAIPEILPNPHAYFGWVRVRGTIDGFAISRYNLMPMGDGRLFLPVRAEIRKKIGKQAGDSVLVILYADDLPTELPEELRLCLQDEPAAYDTFLTYSKTEQSDLIDWVYSAKTETAKIERIAQTIDKLARNKR encoded by the coding sequence ATGGAAACGCCCCTGGTCAATAAAGAATATATCCTCGAAAAATTTCCTGGTAAAGGTGGCTGGACGTATGCCGCTATCCCGGAAATACTGCCAAACCCCCATGCGTATTTTGGGTGGGTCCGCGTTCGGGGAACAATTGATGGCTTTGCCATTAGCCGCTATAATTTGATGCCCATGGGTGATGGGAGGCTTTTTTTACCCGTTCGGGCTGAAATCCGTAAAAAGATTGGCAAGCAGGCTGGCGATTCGGTGCTGGTGATTTTGTACGCCGATGACCTGCCAACGGAGCTTCCCGAAGAACTGCGCCTTTGTTTACAGGACGAACCAGCCGCTTATGACACGTTTTTAACGTATTCGAAGACTGAACAAAGTGACCTGATTGACTGGGTCTATTCGGCTAAAACGGAGACAGCGAAAATTGAGCGCATTGCCCAAACAATCGACAAGCTGGCCAGGAACAAGCGGTAA